DNA sequence from the Prolixibacter sp. SD074 genome:
TCCCAAATCTCCCGACACAACCAGTTTTCGGTACAGGTTACTAAAACTGGCTTTACCGTCAAGCGTACCACTCATCATCAAATCACTGTCAAGCAAATCGGAAAAGTCGTCAAGTTTGAGGTTCCCAAAGGAGAGAGAGAGTTTATCCTCCGGATTTTTGGAAACCACACCATCGACCTTAAACTCTTCCTTCCGGTGATGAACATGAAAATCATCTACCATCCAACGGGTTGAATCGATGGTTAGATGCGAAGGTTCGATTTGCCACAAACTATCGGCGGCCCAAATTTTCGTCGGGTTAATGACTACTTCGGTGTGATTTCTTCCGGTTACCGAATCACGACTAAACGTTGTCAGCGTATTGATTTCGCCACTATAAGTCACCGTATCGGTATTGTTCCAGGTTAACCAGGTAGCCAGGCTATCGTTAAAAGCTGTATTATTCAGGGTCAGATTGTAAATATCATGCTTCCCTTTCAGCGTTACTTTCTTAATTCCGGCACGAATGCTGGTTCTATCAGCATCGGAACGCGCCCCCAGAGAGAATCCTTCAATTTCATTATTCCGATAAGTGATATCCGGGGCGAACCCATCGAGATTAAAAAGATGTTTGTAAGAATCGAAATTCCCCGAAATCCGCACCGGAGGTTTCGCTTCCAGTTCCGGAAAGAAAAACTTGCTCAACTGGTCAGACTCCTTGATCTGCAAATTGAACTGAAACTTATTTTCTCCGACGGCCGGTTCCCCGGCGAAGGGTAATTTGGCCGAAGGCAGGTAATGCTGCACGTAATCGCGGAATGACAGAAGGATGTCGTTAAAACGGTATTTCCCGGCCATGTCCAAATCGACAAAGTCGGAACGAAGGGAAATGGAGTTGTGCCCGGGCCGATTTTCCGTCTTCAGGTTCACCCCCGACAAATCCAATGTTCCAATATCGCGGGTATAACTTATCTGGTCGAAGTTAATCTCCCCGTTCATGTTATCAATATTGCTTCCGCGGAAATTGGCTTCCAGCCCAAATGAAACACTCGCATTTTTCACCTTCTTGTCCAGGCCGAGCACATAAAGATTGGCCTTGTCAACCGTTGTCGTAAAATTGAAAACCGGAATTTTCGGTTCCAAATCGGCCTTACCAGAAAAGAAGAACTGCAGGTTCGGATCGTCGGCATAAATTTCCCCGTCGAAACCTCGCTCACGCGCATTTCCATTCAGATAAATCGACTTGATCCGGTAATTATTATAATACAAACTGTCGATCAGCCCCTGAATTTTCGCACTGAATTTCCCGTTCCCCAAACGGGTCCCATTCAATTTGGTACGCATCGAAATAGTACCCAACGATTTATTATTCAAAACCTTTCCCAAATCGAAAGAACGGGTAATCACTCTTCCCTCAAAATCGACCTTCCCATTTTCGGCGGGTTGAAAGGCAAGGTCACTGGAGATCTGCCCCAAATCTCCGTTGAGCGTACCATAAGCCACAAAATCCGACGGGAATCCTGTAAAGTTACCCCGGTAAGTCAGCTGCACACTGTCGAGTAGTTGCTTCGGAACCTGAATCGGTTTCATTCCTTCCGGCAACTTCAGCGCAGCCAGATCGCGAAAATCAAAGGTGTTGTCATAAAATTTAAAGAAGATGTAGGTCTTTTGCCAGTCGGGCAATCCCCGCATATCGAGGTCAGCCTGAAAACGGATATATTTTCCGATTCTGAATTTGAAATCCCTAATCTTGAAGTTATCCACGGTTCCCCTGACCAATCCCGAGAAGTGAAACGGTGCGCCCATTCCCCACAGCGACGGTACGAAATAGGCTAAATCATGCAATGACACACGGGAATCGTTGAACTGCGAATTGACCTGATAATTATTCAGTTTCGACAAAAAAGGATACAGCTCACCGTTCTGAGTTAACTCGGTTGAATCCACAGGGATGATTCGCGGACTGAACTGCAACTCCGCCGCATCCAGTCTTGTGCTGTCTGTCTCCAGAAAAAAATTCGCGGCAGTAAATGTCGATGAATCAATCCGGGCATTAAAAGCAATGTTCTTTACCACAAAGCCCGATTTTTCGTTAAAAGAAAGATGATCGATCCGAAAGGACATGGCCGAATCGGCGTCCTGATAATTAAGAAGGGACAAATTCAGATTACGAACAGCAACATCATGAAAATTAAGACCATGCTCATGAGGATTGGCGCCACTAAGCTGTCGGTATTTGAATTCCGAATTCCGTAAGTGAATATTGTCGAAGGTAACTTGCCAGGGATGAACGGTGTCAGCTGGCATCGCGTTAAGCGAATCAATCAAAAATTGAAGATTCAGCTTCGATGAATCCTTTCGCAGATTTACCTCTGCACCCCACAGGTAGAGATTACTGAAATGAACCACACGCTTCCGCGGAAGAATACTGTCGATATCGGCCTTAACGTTTTTCGCATAAATTAACGTGTCGTTGGCTTGATCCTTAATCAGTACTCCCTCAAGTACAATCTGGTGAAAGAGCGCAATATCGACTCCCTGCACACTCACCTGCGTGTTCAGCGTTGCCGAAAGTTGTTGCGTCACCCACTGCACCACCCTCAACTGAACTTTATTAGAGCGGAAAGTGAGATAAGCCAACACCGGTAATGCCACAACTACCAGTGCGGCGATCAATAATATTTTATGGCTTTTTTTAATACTTTTGTGCTTTTATGAAGAAACATTCTCTCCGGAAATCATGTTAATATTCGGGGCACATAAAAATAGTTTTTTTCCAACAGACAATCCAAGTATTCTACAGCTGTCTGCACCAAATTTTTCAAGGAAAATACGCACAATGAATAACACGGAAAATATTGTTATTTTAGGTATAGAATCCTCCTGCGATGATACTTCTGCTGCCATCATTCAGAATGGTATCATTAAAAGTAACGAAGTAGCCGGCCAGGCTGTTCACAAGGCATACGGCGGAGTTGTCCCCGAATTGGCTTCGCGGGCTCATCAACAAAACATTATTCCTGTTGTTGATCAGGCCATTAAAAAGGCCGGCATTTCCCGCGACGAAATTTCGGCAGTGGCATTTACCCGAGGGCCCGGGTTGTTGGGCTCTTTGTTGGTTGGAACATCGTTTGCCAAAGGCTTTGCCCTGGCTTCCGGCATTCCGCTAATCGAAATTAACCACTTGCAGGGACATGTGCTGGCACATTTCATCAAAGAAGATGAAAATGATGAGTCTGCCCCGGAATTCCCATTCCTCTGCCTCTTGGTTTCCGGCGGAAACTCACAAATCATCATTGTGCGTGACCACCTCGACATGGAGGTCATTGGACAAACCATTGACGATGCCGCCGGCGAAGCTTTCGACAAGTGCGCCAAAGTGATGGGGCTCCCCTATCCCGGCGGCCCGTTAATCGACAAGCTCGCCAAAGAGGGAAATCCGAAAGCGTTTAAGTTTGCAGAACCCAAAATTAAGGGACTGGATTACAGCTTCAGTGGACTAAAAACATCTTTCCTTTATTTCATCCGCGACAACATCAAAGACAATCCCGACTTCATCGAAGAGAACAAATCGGACATTTGTGCTTCTATTCAGCATACCATAATCAATGTGTTGCTGGCCAAGCTGAAAAGAGCGGCTAAAGAAACCGGCATCAAAGAGATTACCATTGCCGGTGGAGTTTCTGCCAACAGCGGTTTACGCGAAACGTTGCAAAAAGAAGCCGAGAAACACAATTGGAAACTACACATCCCGAAATTTGCCTACACCACCGATAATGCGGCCATGATTGCCATCACGGGTTACTACAAATACCTGAAAGGCGAATTTGTCGGTCAGGAGGTGGCACCATTTTCGCGGATGGTTATCAATGAAAAATAAGACAACGAATAAACTATTCAGTGGGAAGCCTGGCATCAACAGCCCGGCTTTCTTTTTCCCCTTCCGGGAAGAAAATCAGAAGACGTTAAATAATTTCAGGGTCACTACTACCAGCGCCAACAGAAGGAAATACTTCACCACTTTGGGGCCCCAACTAACTGCAAACTTAGCTCCGACAACTGCTCCCAACATATTCCCGACAGCCAGTATTAAACCAGCTTTCAGATCCACCTGGTGATTAAAAAAGAAAACAGCCAGCGCAAAGGGGGTATAGAGAAGAATGATCCATTTCTTCACCGCGTTACCACGAACAAGATCGTAACCGCTTCCCATTACTAATCCTGCCAACAGCAAAAATCCGGTCCCCACCTGAATAAAACCTCCATACATCCCGATGAAAAAGAAAATCAGGTAATGCCACCAAACGGGACGTTCGGGATCGGCTATCATGCTTCGTTCCCATGTTTTCGGTTTTAACAACACCAGAAAGAACATGAGCCCCAGCACCACGGCAATTACCCGCCGCATGATCTCTTCATTCAAATCAGCCGCAATAAAAGCGCCGGGAATGGCCCCGATTACTGCCGGAATGGCCAGCCTTGAATCGACTTTCAGATTAATGGCTTTGTTATCACGAAAGGTTTTAACACCGGCAATATTCTGCAGCAAAATGGCAACACGGTTGGTCCCGTTGGCTACACCCGCCGGGAGTCCCAGGAACATCAACATTGGCAGGGTAAGCATAGAGCCTCCGCCAGCCAGCGTATTCACAAATCCGGCCAAAAAACCGACACCGATTAATCCTGCAATCAGATACCATTCCATAAAAAAGGAGCTGTTAAAATCAGCCCCTAATTTCGAAAAAATATTTTAAGTCCCCGTTTACCAGGCGAAAATCGGGAAGTCTTTCATCATCTCGTTAACTTTTCCGCGAACGCGGGCAATGGTAGCTTCATCGTCGATGTTACTAATCACTTCATCAATCAGGCCGACGATTAACGGCATGTGTCCCTCTTTCAATCCGCGGGTAGTAATAGCCGGAGTTCCCACGCGCAAACCGGAAGTCTGGAAAGGAGAACGGCTATCGAACGGCACCATGTTTTTGTTAATGGTAATGTCGGCCAAAACCAGTATATTTTCTACTTTTTTACCGGTTATTTCCGGGAATTTGGTTCGCAGGTCAATCAGCATCGAGTGGTTATCGGTTCCACCCGAAATCACTTTATAGCCTTTATCGATAAATGCCTGGGCCATCACTTTTGCATTTTTCTGCACCTGCGCCTGATAGGTTTTGTATTCGGGCAGTAAGGCTTCGCCAAATGCAACGGCCTTGGCAGCAATTACATGCTCAAGCGGTCCGCCCTGAATACCCGGGAATACAGCTGAATTGAGTAAGGCAGACATCATCCGTACCTCACCTTTCTTCGTGGTGATGCCCCATGGATTTTCAAAATCTTTCCCCATCAGAATAATACCACCACGTGGTCCACGCAGGGTTTTATGCGTCGTTGACGTAACAATGTGTGCATATTTCACCGGATTGTCCAGCAGGCCGGCAGCAATCAGTCCAGCCGGGTGAGCCATATCCACCATGAAGATAGCGCCAATCTTATCGGCAATTTTGCGCATCCGTTTGTAATCCCACTCACGTGAATAGGCCGAAGCACCACCGATAATCATTTTCGGCTTTTCTTTCAACGCCAGCTCTTCCATCATGTCATAATCAACCATGCCGGTATCTTCCTTCACTTTGTACGCAATCGGATTATAAAGCAAACCGGATGAGTTAACCGGCGAACCATGTGAAAGGTGACCGCCGTGCGACAGGTCAAGCCCCATGAACGTATCGCCAGGTTTAAGAACCGTCATCAAAACCGCCATATTGGCCTGTGCACCTGAGTGCGGTTGTACGTTGGCATATTCGGCATCAAACAGCTCCTTAATCCGATCGATGGCCAGTTGCTCCGCCTCATCAACATGCTGACAACCGCCATAATAGCGATGTCCGGGGTAACCCTCTGCATATTTATTGGTCAGGCACGAACCCATAGCTGCCATTACCTGCTCCGAAACAAAGTTCTCCGAAGCAATTAATTCAATTCCGTTACGCTGTCGCTGATCTTCTTTTTCGATGATTTCAAAAACCTGGGTATCTTTTTTCATGGTAAAAATTTAATCTGTTTTGTGTTGGCCAAAGGTACAATTTTTCATCCCTTTTTTGGCTGCGCCAAGATGTTACGAAATGCAAATTTAAACCAGTAATAATCTCATGGTTTCTTCGCCAACCTTATGTTTTATAATAGCTTTTCCCCTGGCTATTCCGAAAAGTGAACGAGCACACTGCGGTAAGCATTAAAAATGGCCGCTTTCGAGATAAATCCGATGTATTTACCATCTTCCAGAACAGGTAAATTCCATGCCCCTGTCTCATGAAACTTTTTCATCACACTTTCCATGCGTTCATCCTTCGAAACGAATGCCGGTGGCGTGGTCATCACATCCGTCACAAATGTTTTGTCGTACATATCTTTGTTGAACATGATTTCACGAATATCGTCCAGCAGTACAATTCCTTCAAACCGGTTATTCTTATCCACTACCGGGAAAATGTTTCGTTTCGACGTGGAAATAACCCTGACCAGTTCCCCCAGGTTGGCATCAACCGGAACGGTCAGCAAATCGGTTTCAATCACATTCCGAAGTTTCAGCAAAGTCAGAATTGCTTTATCCTTATCATGAGTAATCAACTCGCCCCGTTCGGATAATCGAATATGATAAATAGACAAAGGTTCGAAAGGAATAATTGTAAGGTAAGAAACAGCGCTGGTTATCATGAGCGGAATATACAAACTAAAGCCACCTGTAATTTCAGCAATCAGGAAAATAGCGGTCATTGGGGCATGCATCACGCCAGCCATGGCACCAGCCATCCCTACCAGGGCAAAATTCCGAACAGGCACTGGCATGCCAAGAAGTCCCAATAATTTAGCCATAAAAAATCCGGCCATTCCTCCAAGAAAAAGCGCCGGAGCAAAAATTCCACCAACACCACCTGAAGCAGTTGTCACTGACGAAGCCACTATCTTGGTCAAAATAATGGCAGCAATAATCACAAGAAACCAAATCTCATTATGCTGCAACCCAACAAAAATTGAATTTTTCAATAGCTCTTCGCTATGTCCGTTAAGAATGGCATCAATAGAAAAATAGCCTTCTCCCCACAATGATGGAAAAAGAAAAACCAGGCCTCCTAAAACCAATGCCCCAACCAATACCCGGGCATACGGATTCTTAAGCTGCTTAAATTTCCCTTCAATATACATTGTCCCGCGCGTGAAAAGAAGCGAAATAAATCCGCACAACACGCCCAAAACAATATACCACACAATGTTGTGCATATCAAAAGAATCGAGCAAATGAAAAGAGAAATGATATCCCTGCCCCATGAAGAAATAGGTCAGAAGGGCGGCGGATGCTGAAGCAATGAGTAAAGGGATGAGTGAAGACATGGTCAGATCCAGCATCAGCACTTCGATTGCAAAGACAAGACCTGCCAGGGGAGCCTTAAAAATTCCGGAAATAGCGCCGGCTGCACCACAGCCAACCATTAGCGTCATCATGCGATAGTCCAGACGAAACATTCGGGCAATGTTCGAACCAATGGACGAACCGGTTAATGCAACGGGCGCTTCAGCACCAACGGAACCACCGAAACCAATCGTAATCACACTCCCGATCATCGACGTGATGGTATTGTGGAGTTTAATAATACTTTTCTTGTTGGAAATGGCAAACAGAATTTTCGCAACACCATGACCAATGTCGTCTTTCACCACATACTTAACAAAAAGCATCGTAATCAGAATCCCAATTCCCGGATAGGCCAGATATTGATAACTCTGTCCATACGAAGTGAAATCATGCGTTAAAAAATGACTGGCAAAATGAATGGTGTTTTGCAGCAAAATGGCAGCCAGTCCGCTAAGTAATCCGACAATTAAACTGAGCAACACGGTTAACTGATGCTCATTAAGATGCTTTAATCGCCACTCTCTGATGAGAAGCGAAAGATCAGCTAATTTTTTCATGATGCGCAAAAATACTCCTAAATCATGTTATGCAACATGAACTTATGGTAATCTTTGCATTAATAAAACAATGGCTTAATCGTGCGAAAAGTGTCTTAGCATCTTCTGGTAAGCAGAAAAGACTCTTGCCCGTGAAATGAATCCCACATATTTGCCTTCATCAAGCACTGCCAGGTTATACCGGCCACACGAATGAAACTTATCGGCCACCTCCTGCATCGAGTCGTTGCTCGACACGTAATACTCGGGCATGTACATCAAATCCTTCACCTTGATTTTATCGTATTGATCCGGACGGAAAATAAGGTGGCGAATATCATCCATTTTCAGCATGCCACGCATATGATTTTCATTGTCCACTACGGGAAAAATATCCCGGTGAGACACTTCTATAATTTTCACCAAATCGCCAAGGCTGGCGTCTGCATTCACCGGTTTGAAATCAGTTTCAATCAGTTTGGTCACCTTCATCATCGATAACACTGCTTTGTTCTTGTCGTGGGTGAACAATTCTTTACGTTGGGCCAACTGGTACGTATAAACCGAATTTTTCACGAACAAACGAACTGTCAGGTACGACACCGATGCCACAATCATCAGCGGAACAAACATTTTATACCCGCCGGTCAGTTCGGCAATCAGGAATATTCCGGTTAACGGTGCGTGCAGCACTCCGGCAATCAGACCTGCCATTGCGATAAGCGCAAACGTACTTTCATTCACCACATGAATTCCGGTGGTGTTCAAAAACATAGCGAACAACATTCCGGTATGCACCCCCATGAATAGCGTCGGCGCGAAAATACCTCCTACTCCACCAGCCCCGAAAGTGATACTGGTTGCAAAAATCTTCACCAATATCAGCAGAATGATGAAAACGAATACGGAATAGATGTTTCCCCGCATGAACTCGAAAAGCGAATTATCGTAAAGATACCCCATGTGTCCCTGGAGACAGTTGTTAATAGGGTTATAGCCTTCACCAAAAAGGGGGGGGAAAAGTAAAACAATCACTCCTAACAGGACACCCCCTATCAAGAGCCGCTTCCATTCACTTGACATCCCTTCGAACCATTCACTGATAAACCGGTACACTTTGGAAAAGTAAGCTGAAACTAACCCGGTCACAATACCCAACAAAATATACCAGGGAAGATCACCATGAGTAAAGGTTGCCTCAAACTTAAAAGGATACAATACATCCTGTCCCAGAAAGAAATACGATGTGACCACTGCTGTTATGGATGAAACCAACAACGGAATCAGTGAAAAAGAGGTCAAATCAATCATAATCACCTCTACAGCGAAAACAATGCCCGTAATCGGCGCCTTAAAAATGGCAGCCATGGCAGCAGCTGAAGCACACCCCAGCATTAACATGATCTGTTTGTACTCGAGGTGAAACAAGATAGCCAGATTCGACCCAATGGCTGCACCTGTTGCCACCGTTGGTCCCTCCAACCCAACCGAACCACCAAATCCAACCGTCAGCGAACTGGTGATAATGGACGAAAACATGTTGTGCCGCCTGATTTTCCCGTTACGCTGCGAGAGGGAATAAAGTACATTGGGAATCCCGTGCCGGACCGGCCGCTTAATCACATATTTGATGATGAAAACCGTAAGCGAGAGACCAATAATTGGGAATATGAAATTGAAATAGGTATGTATCTTTTCAGGAATGTAATTGTCCAGCAGCCCATCAATAAACCAAACCGTATTCTTAATGATTACTGCGGAAAAACCACCACCAATGCCCACCACAATACTGAGCATGATAATAAAGGTTCCCGGTTTTATATGAGTCAACCTCCATTTATGAAATCGGGCCAATGGGGTATTCAGGTACGACATGCTATTCCTATCTGCTATATTTTCCTGTTCTGAAAGCGCCATAAAAGTAAGAAAAAACGAGTAAGTTCAATATTCTAACCGGATTCACACAACCTCCTGACAGTCATTCACGACGATGAAAACTGCCTGCAGACTTGCTTCATTCATCTCCTTTTTCCCATCTTCGAATAGTTAATTGCAGCTTCGAATTGACAGCTCAAATTACGAAAACAAAAACTTTCTTGCAGAAAAAGTGTTGCTATGGATTCGTCCCTCGTATTACTTTTCACAACTAATTTACTATACATTTGAGGGTGGTTTGAATAAGCTACCTTTACCTTTTATTCAAATTATATATGGCACAAAATAAAATATGCAAACTCTTCAATATTGAATTTCCCATCATCCAGGCAGGTATGGTTTGGTGCTCCGGATGGAAACTCGCTTCAGCAATAAGTAACCACGGCGGATTAGGTATCATCGGGGCCGGCTCCATGCACCCCGAAACATTGGAAGAGCACATCCGCAAAGCAAGAAAAGCCACCACGAAAACATTTGGTGTAAATGTTCCGCTGTTCTATCCCGAGATAGACAAAATAATGGACATACTGGTGCGTGAAAAAGTGGAAATTGTATTTACCTCGGCGGGAAACCCGAAAAAATGGACTCCTTTCCTCAAGGAACACGGAATGACGGTCGTTCACGTCGTGTCGTCGGCCAAATTTGCCATGAAGGCGGAAGAGGCCGGAGTAGATGCAGTAGTTGCTGAAGGTTTTGAAGCAGGCGGTCACAACGGCCGCGAAGAAACCACTACCATGACCTTGATTCCGTCCGTGCGGAGAGCGACCAAACTTCCGCTGATTGCAGCCGGAGGAATTGGAACAGGCGCAGCGATAGTTGCCGCGTTGGCATTGGGTGCCGATGGCGTTCAGATTGGCTCCCGTTTCGCTGTTGCGGAAGAATCGTCAGCCCACCAACTATTTAAACAACGCGTGGTCGATGCTGTTGAAGGAGACACCAAACTGATGTTGAAAAAGCTCGCACCTGTGCGTTTGATGAAAAACCACTTTTTCGACATGGCTTCACAAGCTGAAGAACGTTGCGACGATGCTGATGCCCTGAGAGCGCTCCTTGGTAAAGGGCGTTCCAAAAAAGGAATTTTCGAAGGCGAACTGGAAGAGGGCGAACTGGAAATCGGGCAGGTTTCTTCCATCATCGACCGCATTCAGCCGGTGCCTGAAATTATGGAAGAGCTGATAACGGATTACCGGAAAACGCTTGCAATGCTTCAGCAACATTCATCATTTTAATAACTGTATATGATTTCATTTGAAAAACATACACTTCCCAATGGCCTCAAGGTCATTGTTCATCAGGATAAAGTAACGCCATTTGCGGCCGTTAATGTGGCATACAATGTGGGTTCCAAACATGAAAACCCGGACAGGACCGGTTTTGCGCACCTGTTCGAACATCTCACGTTTGGCGGAAGCCGGCATATACCCGACTTCGACACACCGGTACAGCAGGCCGGAGGTTCGAACAACGCCTTCACTACGGTCGACCTCACCAATTACTACATCACTCTTCCGGCGCAAAATATCGAAACAGCCATGTGGATTGAGTCGGATCGAATACTGGAACCTGCCTTTACAGATGCCATATTGAGCCGGGAGAAAAAAGTGGTTATCGAAGAGTTTAACCAGCACTACCTCAACCAGCCATACGGCGATGTGTGGCATTTGATCCGTGCCCTGGCCTACAAGGTGCATCCTTACCGCTGGCCAACCATTGGCAGCACGCCCGGCCATGTGGCGCAAGCTACCCTGAACGAAGTGAAGCAGTTCTTTTACAATCACTACGCCCCCAACAACGCGGTATTGGTCCTTTCCGGCAATATTGTCCCCAATAAGGCTTTCCGACTGGCCGAAAAATGGTTTAGTGAAGTTCCCTTCCGGGAATTAAAGAATCCTCCGCGGAAACCCGAGCCGGAGCAAACAGAAAACAGGGAATTGACCGTAGAGCGCGATGTTCCGATGGATGCATTCTATATCGGGTGGCATATGGGGGCCCGCGATGCCGACGACTTTTTTGCCGCCGATTTGCTTTCTGATATTCTTTCGAACGGAAAATCTTCCCGGTTCCAGCAACGGCTGGTGAAAGGGAAAAAACTGTTCAACGAACTGGATGCTTTCCTTTCGGGAGAAAATGACCCCGGCCTTTTCACGGTAGTGGGCAGGGTGAATCCGGGAATTGGTTTTGAAAAGGCAAAAAAGGCCGTTCTCGACGAAATACAAAAAACCGTTCAGGAAAAACCGCTGGACTATGAGTTGGAGAAAGTGAAAAACAAAGTGGAGGCACATCTGCTTTATCACGAAGTCGGATATCTCGACAATGCCATCCAGCTGGCTAATTACGAATTACTGGGCGATGCTGCTCAAATCAACGAACAGGTACAGCACTACCGTAAAGTAACGCCTGACGATATCCTTCGCGTTGCCGGAAAAATCTTCCGCGAAGGAAACATGAATACACTGAACTACTTATCGAAGAAAGACGGAAAATGATAAACCCCGACAGAAATCAACAACCGGACATTTCTCCGGTAGGAAAAATAAACTTCCTGGAACCGGAAAAACATCAGCTAAGCAACGGTTCATCGGTTTACCTGATGCATGGCGGTGAGCAGGAGATTGTGAAACTCGATTTCTTGTTCCGCGCCGGAAGCTGGTACGATAAACGAAAGCTCGACAGCGTAATGGCTGCATCGATGCTGCACGAAGGCACTTCGTCACGAACCGCTGCGCAGTTAGCAGGCACGTTCGATTTTTACGGGGCACAATTTAGTGCCAGTCCGTATTACGACAACAGCTACGTTTCGCTCCTCAGCCTGAAAAAGCACTTACCAACGTTGTTGCCCGTTGTGGCCGATATTTTCAAAAATTCAGTTTTCCCGGACAATGAATTTGAAATTCTGCGGCAAAAACGGAAACAAAAAGCACTGGTCGACTCGAAAACCGTTGGCATAACCGCTCAACGCACTTTTCTGCGCAAGATTATGGGAAATCAACATCCGTATGCGCCAATCAATTCATTTGATTTGTACGATAAGGCCACCCGCGGTCATGCTTACGAGTTCTACCGGGACCACTACACCTCGGAACGAATGAGTATCATTGCTTCAGGACATGTAGACAAAGACACATTGGAAATTCTGGAAGAATCGTTTGGTACACCATGGGGAGGTTCAACAAATTATGCCCCCGACCTAAGCCACATGCAGCTTCCGGCTCCCGAAAAGGTCGATATCCATAAAAAGGGAGCTTCGCAAAATGCCATTACCATTGGCCGGCTGACGCCTACGCTAAACCATCCCGACTATCCTGCGTTAAAAGTACTCCTAACCCTG
Encoded proteins:
- the glyA gene encoding serine hydroxymethyltransferase, giving the protein MKKDTQVFEIIEKEDQRQRNGIELIASENFVSEQVMAAMGSCLTNKYAEGYPGHRYYGGCQHVDEAEQLAIDRIKELFDAEYANVQPHSGAQANMAVLMTVLKPGDTFMGLDLSHGGHLSHGSPVNSSGLLYNPIAYKVKEDTGMVDYDMMEELALKEKPKMIIGGASAYSREWDYKRMRKIADKIGAIFMVDMAHPAGLIAAGLLDNPVKYAHIVTSTTHKTLRGPRGGIILMGKDFENPWGITTKKGEVRMMSALLNSAVFPGIQGGPLEHVIAAKAVAFGEALLPEYKTYQAQVQKNAKVMAQAFIDKGYKVISGGTDNHSMLIDLRTKFPEITGKKVENILVLADITINKNMVPFDSRSPFQTSGLRVGTPAITTRGLKEGHMPLIVGLIDEVISNIDDEATIARVRGKVNEMMKDFPIFAW
- the tsaD gene encoding tRNA (adenosine(37)-N6)-threonylcarbamoyltransferase complex transferase subunit TsaD produces the protein MNNTENIVILGIESSCDDTSAAIIQNGIIKSNEVAGQAVHKAYGGVVPELASRAHQQNIIPVVDQAIKKAGISRDEISAVAFTRGPGLLGSLLVGTSFAKGFALASGIPLIEINHLQGHVLAHFIKEDENDESAPEFPFLCLLVSGGNSQIIIVRDHLDMEVIGQTIDDAAGEAFDKCAKVMGLPYPGGPLIDKLAKEGNPKAFKFAEPKIKGLDYSFSGLKTSFLYFIRDNIKDNPDFIEENKSDICASIQHTIINVLLAKLKRAAKETGIKEITIAGGVSANSGLRETLQKEAEKHNWKLHIPKFAYTTDNAAMIAITGYYKYLKGEFVGQEVAPFSRMVINEK
- a CDS encoding sulfite exporter TauE/SafE family protein, coding for MEWYLIAGLIGVGFLAGFVNTLAGGGSMLTLPMLMFLGLPAGVANGTNRVAILLQNIAGVKTFRDNKAINLKVDSRLAIPAVIGAIPGAFIAADLNEEIMRRVIAVVLGLMFFLVLLKPKTWERSMIADPERPVWWHYLIFFFIGMYGGFIQVGTGFLLLAGLVMGSGYDLVRGNAVKKWIILLYTPFALAVFFFNHQVDLKAGLILAVGNMLGAVVGAKFAVSWGPKVVKYFLLLALVVVTLKLFNVF
- a CDS encoding translocation/assembly module TamB, producing MIAALVVVALPVLAYLTFRSNKVQLRVVQWVTQQLSATLNTQVSVQGVDIALFHQIVLEGVLIKDQANDTLIYAKNVKADIDSILPRKRVVHFSNLYLWGAEVNLRKDSSKLNLQFLIDSLNAMPADTVHPWQVTFDNIHLRNSEFKYRQLSGANPHEHGLNFHDVAVRNLNLSLLNYQDADSAMSFRIDHLSFNEKSGFVVKNIAFNARIDSSTFTAANFFLETDSTRLDAAELQFSPRIIPVDSTELTQNGELYPFLSKLNNYQVNSQFNDSRVSLHDLAYFVPSLWGMGAPFHFSGLVRGTVDNFKIRDFKFRIGKYIRFQADLDMRGLPDWQKTYIFFKFYDNTFDFRDLAALKLPEGMKPIQVPKQLLDSVQLTYRGNFTGFPSDFVAYGTLNGDLGQISSDLAFQPAENGKVDFEGRVITRSFDLGKVLNNKSLGTISMRTKLNGTRLGNGKFSAKIQGLIDSLYYNNYRIKSIYLNGNARERGFDGEIYADDPNLQFFFSGKADLEPKIPVFNFTTTVDKANLYVLGLDKKVKNASVSFGLEANFRGSNIDNMNGEINFDQISYTRDIGTLDLSGVNLKTENRPGHNSISLRSDFVDLDMAGKYRFNDILLSFRDYVQHYLPSAKLPFAGEPAVGENKFQFNLQIKESDQLSKFFFPELEAKPPVRISGNFDSYKHLFNLDGFAPDITYRNNEIEGFSLGARSDADRTSIRAGIKKVTLKGKHDIYNLTLNNTAFNDSLATWLTWNNTDTVTYSGEINTLTTFSRDSVTGRNHTEVVINPTKIWAADSLWQIEPSHLTIDSTRWMVDDFHVHHRKEEFKVDGVVSKNPEDKLSLSFGNLKLDDFSDLLDSDLMMSGTLDGKASFSNLYRKLVVSGDLGIMDLVFQDTPLGDASIKSNWDPVKQKVVSSLNLTANGKDRLDISGAYTPDSNRVDYSAKIKGVPLEMLYPFMAGFADQFGGEGYGNLRMSGNLNKPRFDGDVFVQGGKIGIDYLKTNYNYSDTVFFKNDSIIFNRILLKDADNQIARLDGTIRHTLFSDMKYDLSVTTANIKVLNTTARDNNLFYGKAHVSGGIRITGERQYVRLDISLRTEPGTQIFLPMERPESASEYDFITFVNSTKTDSTQHLTVKRPENNSDFEMYMDVEATPSAKVQIIFDPTIGDVIKGQGNGNLRLVYDREGNFKVYGDYTVEKGDYLFTLQNVINKKFRIERGGTISWNGDPNDAVVNLDAVYKLRASLYDLLLNTSNKGDYSRRIPVEIKINLSKKLFNPAVKFDIEFPTADKRTRDEVLQYISTQDEINRQILSLLVMGQFYTPEYLRGNQSFETTGASMVNATTSEMLSNQLSNWLSQISNDFDIGFNYRPGDQVSNREIEVALSTQILDDRVTINGNIGNNGSLQSSNTNQIVGEVEVYVNLDKSGKLQLKVYNRSNDDLIYDTSPYTQGIGISFREEFDSFDDLFQRYFKKSQEKKREQALKKKRKRGG